A genomic segment from Stenotrophomonas maltophilia encodes:
- a CDS encoding 4-hydroxy-tetrahydrodipicolinate reductase has product MGQALLRLAAEHPETLQIVAAVTGRAPAQRVVDGVPFFGASELSGAPVFDVAIDFSLPEGFDPLLALCVERGAGLVSGTTGISSTQRLALEAAAAKIPLVWASNFSLGVAVLDELVERAAQALAGWNCDIVESHHTQKKDAPSGTALTLGAAAQRGGAEPHYASLRAGDIVGEHLVQFTGLGERVELVHRATNRDIFARGALFAARQLQDRAPGSYRVRDLLDGPR; this is encoded by the coding sequence ATGGGCCAGGCCCTGCTGCGGCTGGCCGCCGAACATCCCGAAACCCTGCAGATCGTGGCCGCAGTGACCGGCCGTGCGCCGGCGCAGCGCGTGGTCGATGGCGTGCCGTTCTTCGGTGCCAGCGAACTGTCCGGCGCGCCGGTGTTCGACGTGGCGATCGACTTCAGCCTGCCGGAGGGTTTCGACCCGCTGCTGGCGTTGTGCGTGGAGCGGGGTGCAGGGCTGGTGTCGGGCACCACCGGCATCTCCAGCACGCAGCGACTGGCGCTGGAGGCCGCGGCGGCGAAGATCCCGCTGGTCTGGGCCTCGAACTTCAGCCTGGGCGTGGCGGTACTGGACGAGCTGGTGGAGCGCGCGGCGCAGGCGCTGGCCGGCTGGAACTGTGACATCGTCGAATCGCACCACACCCAGAAGAAGGACGCGCCGTCGGGCACCGCGCTGACCCTGGGCGCGGCCGCGCAGCGGGGCGGGGCGGAACCGCATTACGCCAGCCTGCGTGCCGGCGACATCGTGGGCGAGCATCTGGTGCAGTTCACCGGGCTGGGCGAGCGCGTCGAGCTGGTGCATCGGGCCACCAACCGCGACATCTTCGCCCGCGGTGCCCTGTTCGCCGCCCGCCAGCTGCAGGACCGGGCCCCGGGCAGCTATCGGGTGCGGGACCTGCTGGACGGCCCCCGGTAA